A region from the Lolium perenne isolate Kyuss_39 chromosome 4, Kyuss_2.0, whole genome shotgun sequence genome encodes:
- the LOC127297677 gene encoding uncharacterized protein, with protein MAVQKLAAQQRVKTSAHRRCQFTEKIGPSCIAPPLPVDVAVAEIQQLKARVEDVSKRNARYNLLGDDNSMPPNQLIPTAAVESSSPFDVRSQVWQAAGKLRGTGDLKKLITSEGEDRQVISLWQGSCSTGAVAAHHHHLEATYIIKKAYDDPEIYQGFKSRAWIKLMHPFDPDEFLKTLLALFYPPSFSNHQSRGAELRKKMRAAVTEEDDSTKAELMRQVSDDRRYLLVLEGVSTVVDWEAIRMYLPDCNNGSRIVVSTEHLRIALLCTREPYQVSQLTRFSDGQFLCAFSKKGSVRRSDIGEFNWQITRGGVISVAGNSNRFEGVLPEVYKRIRGKRKGFDGVVFEEHNWVDVPRPFDINKFAVVLFLNFQSRDFQAKEIEEVGRKGDQGVIERCCKYLHENDCLVVINGLEARKDWDEIKTTFLSKPTKWTRTKSSIIVVTEDETVAKHCAPDQPNRLFDINALEQDEVLDRLIKKVYACLMYLLLNYQHT; from the exons ATGGCGGTGCAGAAGCTGGCGGCCCAGCAGAGGGTGAAGACCAGCGCGCACAGACGCTGCCAG tttactgagaagatcgggccgtcCTGCATAGCTCCGCCGCTGCCAGTGGACGTGGCGGTGGCAGAGATTCAACAGCTCAAGGCTAGGGTGGAGGATGTAAGCAAAAGGAATGCCCGCTACAACCTCCTCGGCGACGACAACTCCATGCCGCCAAATCAGCTTATCCCGACCGCCGCCGTCGAATCATCATCACCATTCGACGTCCGAAGCCAGGTTTGGCAGGCTGCGGGTAAGCTTCGTGGCACGGGCGACCTCAAGAAGTTGATCACAAGCGAAGGTGAGGACCGTCAAGTGATCTCACTATGGCAGGGAAGTTGCAGTACAGGAGCTGTAGCtgctcatcaccatcatcttgagGCGACATATATCATCAAGAAGGCTTATGATGATCCAGAAATCTACCAAGGCTTCAAGAGCCGTGCCTGGATAAAGCTGATGCATCCTTTTGATCCGGACGAGTTCCTCAAGACCTTGTTGGCTCTGTTCTACCCACCGAGCTTCTCTAACCACCAATCACGTGGTGCAGAGCTCCGGAAGAAGATGAGAGCAGCTGTGACTGAAGAAGATGATTCCACCAAGGCCGAGCTCATGCGCCAAGTGAGTGATGATCGGAGGTATCTCCTCGTCCTAGAAGGAGTATCTACTGTGGTAGATTGGGAGGCCATCAGAATGTACCTGCCAGATTGTAACAACGGCAGCCGGATTGTCGTGTCCACGGAGCACTTAAGGATTGCACTTTTGTGCACACGAGAACCGTACCAAGTTTCGCAGCTCACACGCTTCTCCGATGGTCAATTTCTCTGTGCCTTCTCCAAAAAG GGCTCTGTGCGTCGCAGCGATATTGGTGAATTCAATTGGCAGATAACGCGTGGTGGTGTGATCTCCGTGGCGGGTAATTCCAATCGTTTTGAAGGTGTCCTTCCTGAGGTGTATAAGCGTATAAGGGGCAAGCGTAAGGGATTCGATGGAGTGGTATTTGAAGAGCACAACTGGGTGGATGTACCGAGGCCGTTCGATATAAACAAGTTTGCTGTTGTCCTGTTTCTGAATTTTCAATCACGTGACTTTCAAGCCAAGGAAATTGAAGAAGTGGGTAGAAAGGGGGACCAAGGTGTGATTGAACGGTGTTGCAAGTATCTGCATGAAAATGACTGCCTCGTTGTTATTAATGGTCTCGAGGCCCGGAAGGACTGGGACGAGATAAAAACCACCTTTTTGTCCAAGCCAACTAAATGGACTAGAACAAAATCAAGTATTATTGTCGTTACAGAAGATGAGACTGTGGCCAAACATTGCGCACCTGATCAACCAAATCGATTGTTCGACATTAATGCTCTAGAACAAGACGAGGTCCTTGATCGCTTGATAAAGAAGGTATATGCATGCCTCATGTATTTGCTTCTTAATTACCAGCATACCTAA